The Coffea arabica cultivar ET-39 chromosome 8e, Coffea Arabica ET-39 HiFi, whole genome shotgun sequence genome window below encodes:
- the LOC113704125 gene encoding protein NRT1/ PTR FAMILY 5.5-like: MQKYLTDVWKVGFTHAAGIMNVYTGLTKLVPFILFLFGDFGVDNYWILLLSSIAFSSGLGFLSMSTPPALHKLMHICANYQPNCIGHTQKAIFYTGLALTAVGVSGHNVSLAAFALDQLERSQVVDKTSNRQQSPQPEEDISKLQFQPVEAMMELVKRQNQRNGSSISGLRSLGVIFVLIVAVIALIALPYIHPWKLRFGIPAIFTLAATLLFIQGSCEYQGSRLGFSDRDIIRFRTQSQERRVIICMLPVWITCIICSVVTSVGNTYFVEQASHLNYKVGKLKFPDSTLLLLYEAAKLGFKRVYNCMKVAGGRRYAPATGIALATICSALCCIFAAIAETHGIHVIRSDGLIDKPNEKIPMTVFLLVPQFFLLGGLDSFYENSVAEFLNDQSPPSMKKYLVYLNPGLSGLGIMGSVLSVHLVGKISEKGGKKSWFQHDLNESHLNYYYWVLAGLSAANFLWFLLTALIQTSFK; encoded by the exons ATGCAGAAGTACTTAACAGATGTTTGGAAAGTTGGGTTTACTCATGCTGCAGGAATAATGAATGTATACACTGGCCTAACTAAATTGGTcccttttattcttttcttatttggggACTTTGGAGTGGATAACTACTGGATACTGCTTCTCTCAAGTATAGCCTTTTCCTCT GGCTTGGGTTTTCTGTCAATGTCTACGCCACCAGCACTGCACAAGTTAATGCACATCTGTGCTAATTACCAGCCTAATTGCATTGGTCACACACAGAAGGCTATCTTTTACACAGGTCTGGCGTTGACAGCTGTTGGAGTGAGTGGGCACAATGTTTCATTAGCTGCATTTGCATTGGATCAGCTTGAAAGGAGCCAAGTTGTTGATAAAACAAGCAACAGGCAACAAAGCCCTCAACCTGAAGAGGATATATCAAAACTTCAGTTTCAACCAGTAGAAGCAATGATGGAGCTTGTTAAGAGACAGAACCAAAGAAACGGAAGCAGCATATCGGGCCTAAGATCATTAGGCGTTATCTTTGTGCTCATTGTCGCGGTTATTGCACTAATTGCACTTCCATACATACACCCATGGAAACTTCGGTTTGGAATTCCAGCAATTTTCACACTGGCGGCAACACTTCTTTTCATTCAGGGTTCATGCGAATACCAGGGCAGCAGACTTGG GTTCTCTGACAGGGATATTATCAGATTCAGGACTCAAAGTCAAGAAAGACGGGTCATAATCTGTATGCTTCCAGTTTGGATCACCTGCATAATTTGTTCTGTAGTTACTTCCGTGGGAAACACATACTTCGTAGAGCAAGCAAGCCACCtgaattacaaggttgggaaaTTGAAATTTCCTGATTCAACCCTTCTGTTGCTATATGAAGCAGCGAAGTTGGGTTTTAAAAGGGTATACAACTGTATGAAAGTGGCAGGCGGAAGAAGGTATGCACCAGCAACTGGAATTGCATTAGCTACAATATGCTCAGCATTATGTTGCATATTTGCGGCCATTGCAGAAACTCACGGGATACATGTGATAAGAAGTGATGGTTTAATTGACAAGCCTAACGAGAAAATCCCCATGACTGTCTTTTTGCTTGTTCCgcaattctttcttcttggtgGGCTAGACTCATTTTATGAGAACAGTGTTGCAGAATTCTTGAATGATCAAAGTCCCCCATCGATGAAAAAGTACCTTGTCTACCTCAATCCTGGATTATCCGGTCTGGGAATCATGGGAAGTGTTTTATCAGTTCATTTGGTGGGCAAGATTAGCGAGAAAGGAGGGAAAAAGAGTTGGTTTCAGCATGACTTGAATGAGAGTCACTTGAATTACTATTATTGGGTGCTTGCCGGTCTGAGCGCTGCAAATTTCCTCTGGTTTTTGTTGACGGCCCTGATACAGACCAGTTTCAAGTGA